A stretch of DNA from Acidimicrobiales bacterium:
GTTCTCGCTGTACTCGGCGAAGGCGATGGCGCCGTAGCGGGCGGCGCCGGGGTCGAACTCGACGGTGCCCTGGAACGGCCGGAGCTGGTCGCCGCCGCCGGTCACGAACGTGCGGGCGATGGGCGCCGTCGAGTCCTGGACGTACACGCCGACCTGCACGGTGCCCTCGAAGGCCCACGCCTCGCCGGCCAGGTCGACCGGTGACGTCACGCCGCCCGCCGTCGGGGCGGTCACGATGATGTGCTCGCTCGCCGCGCCGGTCACCCACCAGGAGCCGTCGTCGGTCAGCTGGCGGACGAGGACGGTCGTCTCGGGGCCGCCGTCGGCGAACGGGGTCAGCGGCACCTCGCCGGAGCGGGCGTCGCCCTGGCGGAACGCGCCGACCTGGGGGTCGGCCATCTTCAGCCAGTAGACGGCGAAGGAGCGGGCGACGGCGGCGGGGTCGTCGAAGCGGACGTCGCCGGTCGTCGGCGGCCAGATGGCGGTGGGCAGGTCGACCGCCGTGGGCGGCGGGGCCGAGGACGGAGGCGTCGCGGGCGCGCTCGTCGGGGGCGCCGTGGCCGGCGGGGCGGTGGTGTCGGGCGGCGCCGTCGTGGCCGGCCCGGCGGCGGTCGTCTCGGTGGTCGACGGCGGCGCGGTCGTCGACGTCGTGCTGCGCACGGTGCCGACCACGGCCACCTCCCGCCCGTCGGCGCCCGCCCGCACGACGAGGACGACGGCGACGACGGCGATGACGGCCGCGGTGGCGGCGATGGCGAGCCACCACCGCCGGTCGCCCGGGTCGGGGTCGTCGGGCAGCAGGGCCGGTCGCGGGGACTGGGTCGCGGTCATGCCGGCATCGTGCGGCCCCCGTGTAACGGCAGGGCAACGGCGGGGCCGCGGTCGGTAACGTCCTGCCCATGGCGGAGCACGGATCCCGGTGGGTCGAGGACGAGGTGCAGTGGGAGTACTCGGCGGTGCGGTCGCCGTCGGTGGCGCTGACGGCGATGGTGGACGCGCTGGTCGAGGCCGGGGCGAAGGGCTGGGAGCTGGTGAACGTCGCCTTCGTCGACCCGACGGTGGGCGTCAACGAGATCGGCGCGGTGCTGAAGCGACGCGTCGTCCCGCCGCCCCCGCCGCCGGCGCCCGAGCCGGCCTGGCACCCGGACCCCACCGGCCGCTTCGCCAAGCGCTGGTGGGACGGCCACCAGTGGACGGCCCACGTCGCCACCGACCAGCGCACGGCGCTCGACGCGCCGAGCCTGCGCGCCCGCGACGAGTGAGCGGCGCCGGCGCTACCGGAGCAGCTTGCGGCTGATGACGATGCGCTGGATCTG
This window harbors:
- a CDS encoding Gmad2 immunoglobulin-like domain-containing protein; this encodes MTATQSPRPALLPDDPDPGDRRWWLAIAATAAVIAVVAVVLVVRAGADGREVAVVGTVRSTTSTTAPPSTTETTAAGPATTAPPDTTAPPATAPPTSAPATPPSSAPPPTAVDLPTAIWPPTTGDVRFDDPAAVARSFAVYWLKMADPQVGAFRQGDARSGEVPLTPFADGGPETTVLVRQLTDDGSWWVTGAASEHIIVTAPTAGGVTSPVDLAGEAWAFEGTVQVGVYVQDSTAPIARTFVTGGGDQLRPFQGTVEFDPGAARYGAIAFAEYSENDGRILHATVVPVTFDAG
- a CDS encoding DUF2510 domain-containing protein, which encodes MAEHGSRWVEDEVQWEYSAVRSPSVALTAMVDALVEAGAKGWELVNVAFVDPTVGVNEIGAVLKRRVVPPPPPPAPEPAWHPDPTGRFAKRWWDGHQWTAHVATDQRTALDAPSLRARDE